TGATTTGTAAGCTTCTCCCCATTGTAACATTGCATCGTGGACATGCTTTAGACTTTGCCCTACATCGGTTAAGCTGTACTCGACTTTAGGCGGCACAACCGCATAGACTTTGCGATGAATTAGACCGTTTTTTTCCATCGCCCGCAGGTGTTGAGTTAGCACTTTTTGCGAAACTCCCGCTAATGATTTTTTCAATTCACCAAAACGTTTCGTTCCGGTCAGTAAATCTCGTACGATTAACACTTTCCATTTATCGCCCATTAACATTAAGGTCGTTTCTACTGGGCATCGTGGTAAATTCTCATTTAATGACATGCAAATAATCCTTTAAAATCAATAATAGTTACCAAATGGATACTATATTACTTATCAGTACCTACTTTACATTAGATACTTTAAATATTAGTCTAAAAATCACTTTTTGCTAATCAGTTTTTAAAAAATAAGCACAAAAAAGAATCTTAACAAAATATTAAATCAAATTATTGAGAGGTGTTACAAATGAAAATTGCTGTAATTGGTGCCAGTGGTAAATCCGGATCTTTATTAGTAACCGAAGCACTTTCACGTGGTCATGATGTTACCGCGATCGTGCGTAAATCAAATTCAAATTTTGATCCTAAAGTGAACGTTTTAGTTAAAGATCTCTTCCAACTTAGCTATGATGATTTAAAACCATTTGATGTGATTATCGATGCGTTTGCAGCTTGGACACCTGAAACTCTACCCCTACATCAAACCAGTTTGAAACATTTAACGGATATTCTAAGCAATAAACCAAATCGCTTATTAGTTGTAGGTGGTGCAGGTAGCTTGTATGTCAATCCTGAACATTCAATTCGTTTAGTTGATTCACCGGATTTCCCAGAAGAATTTAAACCATTAGCAAATAATATGGCTAAAGCGCTTGATGCTTTAAGACAATGCAATGATGTACAGTGGACTTACTTAAGCCCATCAATTGAATTTATTGCTGATGGAAAAAGAACCGGTAAATATACCGCGGGTGGCGAACAAGTGCTCTTCACTAGTCAAGGTAAAAGCCAAATCAGTTATGCCGATTATGCTATTGCAATGATCGATGAAGCTGAAAATGCTAAACATGTTAAACAACGTTTTACCGCTGTATCTGAATATTAATTTTTAAAATTAGCCTGACATTGAAATTTATCATTATGGATGTCAGGCCATGTTAATTAAATATCATTTTAATCAACTTAAGTATTAATTCCGTTTCCTAATTAGTTTTCTTTTGAATATCATTCAATTAACAATTATTCGGCTCCAATTTGAGCCGTCATTTTTATTTGTCGATTGCCACTAATTTCCAAATTACTTAATACCGCCAGTTGAGGGAAATGTCGCCTTAAAAAACGTGCCATCATTGGTCTTAATGCATGATTAACTAACAACACGGGCGGTGCTCCCAATATATCTTGTTGTGTTAAGGCTTGTTGGGTCTGCTGAATAATACTATCGGCTAAACCGGGTTCTAAGCTACTAGCATTTTGCATAGCTTGTAATAACAATCGTTCTAAACCGACATTAAAACCGATCACCTGTACTTCATCCGCACTAGCAAACCATTGTTGTGTGATCGAACGTCCCAGTGCAACACGGACTATGCTCAATAATTCCATAGGATCAGTTTGTGCCGGTGCATGTTCACACAAGGTTTCTATAATGGTACGCATATCACGAATTGAAACTTGTTCACTAATTAAATGTTGTAACACTTTATGAAATACCGTTAAGGTTACCACCGCTGGAATAAAATCCTCTACCAATTTTGGGAGATCTTCTTTTACACGCGTTAAAAGTTCCTGTGCTTCTTGGCGACCAAACAGATCACCTGCATTTTGTTGCAATAAATGGTTGAGATGAGTGGCGATCACCGTGCTACCATCGACAACGGTATAACCAAGAATTTGGGCATTTTCTTTTAGGTGGTTCTCAATCCAAATTGCAGCTAAACCAAAAGCCGGTTCAGTGGTGTGGGTTCCTTCGATGGTTTCGGTTACATTCCCCGGATTAATCGCCAACCATTTATTATGCATAACCTCACCTTGACCAATTTCTACCCCTTTCATAAATAACTTATATTGATAAGGATTGAGTGACAAATTATCACGAATATGGACTGACGGCGGTAAAAAGCCAATGGTTTGGGCAAACTTTTTACGTAAACTGCGAATTCGACTTAGTAACTCACCATTTTGGCTCTGATCAACCATTGGTATCAACCCATAACCGACTTCCATTGCGAGGGTATCTTCAATATTGACATCTGACCAATTGGCTTCAATCGTTGTTGTCGTCGTAGCTTGAATGGTAACGGGTTCATTTGATGTTAATTGTTGTTTCTTTTGACGTGTTGTAATCCACCATGCTAATGTTGTTAACGCCCCGGTAAATAATAAGAAAACCATATTCGGCATGCCAGGAATTAAGCCCAGTAGACCAATGACAATTGCCGCTAAAATTAAGATCTGTGGATTATTGAATAACTGACCGAGCATCTGTTCACTGACATTTTGCTCTGAAGCAACACGAGTGACGATAACCCCAGCTGCTGTTGAAATAATCAGTGACGGAATTTGTGCTACTAAGCCATCACCAATGGTTAAAAGTACATAAGTGTGCGCAGCATCGCCAATTGCCATTGCATGTTGACCGACACCGACCAACAAACCGCCAATAATCGTGATCGCCATAATCAGTAAGCCTGCGATAGCATCACCGCGTACAAATTTGCTCGCACCATCCATTGAACCGTAAAAATCAGCTTCTTGAGTGACTTCCGCCCGTCGAGCTTTCGCTTCATCTTCGCCAATTAATCCAGCATTGAGATCGGCATCAATAGCCATTTGTTTACCTGGCATACCATCTAATGCGAAGCGTGCACCGACTTCAGCTATACGCCCAGCACCTTTCGTGATGACCATGAAGTTAATGATTACCAATATGATAAAAACCACGATTCCGATCGCAAAATTACCCCCAACCAGAAAATGCCCAAATGCTTCAATGACGCGTCCTGCTGCATCACTTCCGGTATGCCCGTTAAGTAACACGACTCGCGTCGAGGCAACATTTAATGATAGGCGTAACAAGGTCGCAAACAAAAGCACCGTTGGAAAAGCAGCAAAATCCAATACTCGTTGCGTAAACAGTGCCACGATCAAAATAATAATGGCTAAGGCAATGTTAAAGGTAAAAAGTAAATCTAAAATAAAAGGCGGTAGCGGTAGCACCATCATTGATAAAATCAACAATATCAGCAATGGACCAGCTAATACTTGATAATGTGCATTTTTTAGGTTTTTCTTAGAAAAAAAACTCATTATATTTAGTTTATTCATGAGATGGCTGATCTCCGTTATTTACAGCCGGATCAAGTGATGCCGGTACGGGTAAATGATGAGGTTTGATAGGCGCTGCACCCCCATGTTGATGCCAGCGTTTTAATTGATAAACCCATGCCAGAACTTGCGCAACGGCTGCATATAATTCGGCAGGGATTGTTTGACCGACTTCACTATGTCGATAAAGTGCTCGCGCCAAAGGAGGTGCTTCTAATTGAGGTATATTATGTTCGGTAGCTAATTGCTTAATGTGAAGGGCAATCTTATCCACCCCTTTTGCTAACACTTTAGGTGCTAACATGGTTTTCTCATTGTATTGTAGTGCCACAGCATAATGAGTGGGGTTAGTAATAATGACATTTGCTTTATTAACATCGCCCATCATTCGGCGTCGCGCCATGGCTTGTTGCATTTGCCGAATGCGACCTTTTAATTGTGGATCGCCTTCTTGTTCTTTAAATTCATCTTTAATTTCTTGCTTAGTCATTTTGAGTTTTTTCAAGTGACTCCAAATCTGATAAAAGATATCAAAGCCCACCATAGGGGTCAGCGAAATAACAATTAATATTCCGCACCCAATAAGCAGATTCATTGATTGATTTAACGCTTGATTAAAAAATGAATTGGGTAATGACAGCATGATCGGAAAGGTGGTTAAAAGAAAGCCACCTGTCATGATGGTGATCAATATAACTTTTAGCACGCCTTTTAATAATTCGGCGAAGATTTTAGTACTGAAAATTCGTTTAAATCCACTAATTGGACTTAATCGTTTAAGATCAAATGAAATCGATTTACTACTAAACAATAAACCACCGATACTGATCGGTGCACATATCGCCGTGACAACTAATGCGATTAACACCGGTACTAATACCCAAAAACCCGCTTTCATTAAGCGAGTGAAATTAAATAGCATCAATTTTTCATCACTACTTTGCTGGGCGACGATCATACCTTGTTTCATGATCGTGGTTAGATTGGATGTCATCGTCGATCCAAATAACCACATAGTCGCAAGACCTATTAAGAGAAGAACAATAGAAGTCAATTCACGCGATCGGGGAATTTGCCCTTCTTCTTTCGCTTTTTTTAACTTACTGTCGGTTGGCTGTTCACTTTTTTCTAAATCACTATCATCTGCCATGGCGGCACTTCTCTCGATGCAAACTATGATAAGGGTTGTATCAGAGCAATAAGTATCGCGCTAAATAGCATAAGTTATTGGCAAGAAAAGAAACTATTTTACAGTGTATTTAAGGCGTTTAAGGTTGTTAATAATTTGCCGAATATGGTATTAATTAGACTTTAGCACGCGTTGTTGAAACTGTTTCAGTCTTTTGGTAACCACCATTGGTGTATATATTGGTTTTTTTTGACTTATTAATGAAGTCTATTGTCTGTCGAGTTTGGTCTAATCGTTGTTGTAGTATTTCACCATTATCACGATTCATTTGCGCTAATAATGAGGTGCTTTTTACAATCGTTGCCCATTGATTGGCTAAAGGCTCATTATCACTATAAGGAGAGGCAAGATGCAGCTCTTTACCAATTGCGATGCGTTGCTCATCAAGAATTTTCAATTTTATCAGTAATTGATTTTTTTCATCAATGATATTTCCTAACTTATGAACCAGATAGTTTTCAATTAATATCATTTGTTCTGTATGGAGAATACCGGTGAGTTGCTGTAATAACTCCGTCATTTTATTCAAAATATGATTTAATTCTTGCATTATTATTCACCTTCAATATCCATTTCCATCGTTAGATATTCCATCGTATGCCTAATTAATTCATCTGCAATTTTATCGGTATTGACTAATAGACTGCCGGTTTCAATGGCATGTTTGATTTTGTTTACTTTTTCCATATTAATGTCATTGGTTGACGATAACAGTGAAACTGTTTGATTTAAACTAACATTTGTACTTGGCTCAATGCATGGTTTAGATTTTACTTTCGCAGTAGGTTGTTTTTGTTGAGCATTAATTAAATCGCAATTTAGCGTTGCTGCAATTGTTGAAACGGATTTAGTTGAATCTATACTCATGACATTTCTCTTGTTAATTATTAGTTTAAATAACTTTGCTCATTGTAATTATCGGCATTTTTTTAAAATTCCTTAATTTTTTTTATCAGAAATAGTAATGCCTTGATTTGTAACAACCCCTTTCACCACTTTACCATTTTCCGTTCGTACATTGATCATATCACCTAAGCCAGCATTGGTTAGCGGTTTACCCTGTGTAATAATTTGGTAACCATCCCCATTTAATATTAATTTGACAACTTGCCCTGCTTTGACCTGCCAACGTTTTCGGATCATGGTGCTTTTAATGGGTTGTTCATGCGTAATATTACGTAATGCAACAAAATCAATTAATTCTGTTTTATCAAGCAAAATACCCGGTGGTAATTTATCAAGTCTCCCTGATTGAAGGCGAATCGAATCTTGCGTAATAACGCTTCCTGCTGCAATAGATTGATTAGCGACAATATAATTACCCATTATCGCAATATAAACTTGGATAAATGTTTTTTTATGATGACATTCGGCGCTAATCGTTACATTTCCCCATTTTTTTTGTGGATTAACTAAATTTAAAATAGGTTCTTCACAATCAAGTTGAGGCTTAGTTTGTGGATAGCTCACTTGAATATCTGATGCTTTTTCACCCCATTGTGCATGAAAAAAGGCTTCTATCTGTTTATCTAATGTACTGGCAACAGTCGGATGAGCGCTTAATACCAGCATGACAATAAGAAATAACATTCTGTTTTTTATCATTATTAATTACTTATTATGTTAACAATAATCATAATTCTACGCTATCGCCCTGCATACCAAAGCAAAAAATAAGGATAATTTTTGCAGTTATTTATACGATGATTTTTTTTTGTCTAGCTTAAAATTCTGATCATCACATTAACCGAGTAGATGCTATGCTTGATAAATTAGATGTAATGATTGGATTTCACCGACAAGCGTTAAACTTACGTGAACAGCGTCAACAAATCTTAGCTGCCAATATTGCTAATAGTGACACGCCAAACTATCAGGCGCGTGATTTTGATTTTAAAACAGAACTCACTAAAGCGCTCGATCAGCATTCTGTTCATCATCGTCCCCCTGTTGGATTAAAAGTAACAGCTCAACAACATATGCAAATCGCGACACCACTAGCGAATAGTCCACAAGCCTTATACCGCGTTCCATTTCAAAATTCAGCCGACGGTAATACCGTTGATATGGATCTCGAACGAATGGCATTTATGGATAACAGCATTCATTATCAAGGTAGCTTAACTTTTTTAGGTGAGCAATTTAAAAGTCTAATATCTGTATTGCAACAAGGATAATCATCATGAGTTTTTCAATTTTCGCTATTGCCGGTTCAGCTCTTACTGCACAAACTCAACGGATGAATGTCAGTGCAAGTAATCTGGCTAATGCTGATAGTGTTACAAGCACATCTGGCGATGCATATCATGCTAAGCAAGTTATTTTCCAAGTGGATGATCAAGGAACGGGTAGTGTAATTGGCGGCGTAAAAGTAGCAAAAGTGATTGAAGATCCTACACCGATGAATCTGGTGTATGAACCTAATCACCCCTTAGCGGATGAACGTGGTTATATACAGAAACCAAATGTGGATGTCGTGGGTGAGATGGTCAACACGATATCAGCATCACGTAGTTATCAAGCTAATATTGAAGTGATTAATACAGCAAAGAACTTAATGTTAAAAACTCTCACGTTAGGACAATAACAAGGAATTATTATGGGCGTTTCGAGTATTCCCGTTTCAGCACAACCCGTTGATCATATGAATCGCGCAGTGACAAGCTCATCATCGAATGGTAATTCAAGTCAGGAATTACAAGATCATTTTTTAACCCTGCTGATTGCACAAATGAAAAATCAAGATCCTACCAATCCGATGGATAATAGCCAGTTAACTTCCCAGTTAGCTCAAATTAGCACGTTATCAGGTATTGAAAAACTCAATACGACGTTGGGTATGGTCTCTGGTCAAATTGATAATAG
Above is a genomic segment from Frischella perrara containing:
- a CDS encoding NAD(P)-dependent oxidoreductase is translated as MKIAVIGASGKSGSLLVTEALSRGHDVTAIVRKSNSNFDPKVNVLVKDLFQLSYDDLKPFDVIIDAFAAWTPETLPLHQTSLKHLTDILSNKPNRLLVVGGAGSLYVNPEHSIRLVDSPDFPEEFKPLANNMAKALDALRQCNDVQWTYLSPSIEFIADGKRTGKYTAGGEQVLFTSQGKSQISYADYAIAMIDEAENAKHVKQRFTAVSEY
- the flhB gene encoding flagellar biosynthesis protein FlhB, which codes for MADDSDLEKSEQPTDSKLKKAKEEGQIPRSRELTSIVLLLIGLATMWLFGSTMTSNLTTIMKQGMIVAQQSSDEKLMLFNFTRLMKAGFWVLVPVLIALVVTAICAPISIGGLLFSSKSISFDLKRLSPISGFKRIFSTKIFAELLKGVLKVILITIMTGGFLLTTFPIMLSLPNSFFNQALNQSMNLLIGCGILIVISLTPMVGFDIFYQIWSHLKKLKMTKQEIKDEFKEQEGDPQLKGRIRQMQQAMARRRMMGDVNKANVIITNPTHYAVALQYNEKTMLAPKVLAKGVDKIALHIKQLATEHNIPQLEAPPLARALYRHSEVGQTIPAELYAAVAQVLAWVYQLKRWHQHGGAAPIKPHHLPVPASLDPAVNNGDQPSHE
- a CDS encoding winged helix-turn-helix transcriptional regulator; the encoded protein is MSLNENLPRCPVETTLMLMGDKWKVLIVRDLLTGTKRFGELKKSLAGVSQKVLTQHLRAMEKNGLIHRKVYAVVPPKVEYSLTDVGQSLKHVHDAMLQWGEAYKSKRTDNYLSAS
- the flgM gene encoding flagellar biosynthesis anti-sigma factor FlgM; its protein translation is MSIDSTKSVSTIAATLNCDLINAQQKQPTAKVKSKPCIEPSTNVSLNQTVSLLSSTNDINMEKVNKIKHAIETGSLLVNTDKIADELIRHTMEYLTMEMDIEGE
- the flgC gene encoding flagellar basal body rod protein FlgC, yielding MMSFSIFAIAGSALTAQTQRMNVSASNLANADSVTSTSGDAYHAKQVIFQVDDQGTGSVIGGVKVAKVIEDPTPMNLVYEPNHPLADERGYIQKPNVDVVGEMVNTISASRSYQANIEVINTAKNLMLKTLTLGQ
- the flgA gene encoding flagellar basal body P-ring formation chaperone FlgA, which translates into the protein MIKNRMLFLIVMLVLSAHPTVASTLDKQIEAFFHAQWGEKASDIQVSYPQTKPQLDCEEPILNLVNPQKKWGNVTISAECHHKKTFIQVYIAIMGNYIVANQSIAAGSVITQDSIRLQSGRLDKLPPGILLDKTELIDFVALRNITHEQPIKSTMIRKRWQVKAGQVVKLILNGDGYQIITQGKPLTNAGLGDMINVRTENGKVVKGVVTNQGITISDKKN
- a CDS encoding flagella synthesis protein FlgN, producing the protein MQELNHILNKMTELLQQLTGILHTEQMILIENYLVHKLGNIIDEKNQLLIKLKILDEQRIAIGKELHLASPYSDNEPLANQWATIVKSTSLLAQMNRDNGEILQQRLDQTRQTIDFINKSKKTNIYTNGGYQKTETVSTTRAKV
- the flhA gene encoding flagellar biosynthesis protein FlhA produces the protein MSFFSKKNLKNAHYQVLAGPLLILLILSMMVLPLPPFILDLLFTFNIALAIIILIVALFTQRVLDFAAFPTVLLFATLLRLSLNVASTRVVLLNGHTGSDAAGRVIEAFGHFLVGGNFAIGIVVFIILVIINFMVITKGAGRIAEVGARFALDGMPGKQMAIDADLNAGLIGEDEAKARRAEVTQEADFYGSMDGASKFVRGDAIAGLLIMAITIIGGLLVGVGQHAMAIGDAAHTYVLLTIGDGLVAQIPSLIISTAAGVIVTRVASEQNVSEQMLGQLFNNPQILILAAIVIGLLGLIPGMPNMVFLLFTGALTTLAWWITTRQKKQQLTSNEPVTIQATTTTTIEANWSDVNIEDTLAMEVGYGLIPMVDQSQNGELLSRIRSLRKKFAQTIGFLPPSVHIRDNLSLNPYQYKLFMKGVEIGQGEVMHNKWLAINPGNVTETIEGTHTTEPAFGLAAIWIENHLKENAQILGYTVVDGSTVIATHLNHLLQQNAGDLFGRQEAQELLTRVKEDLPKLVEDFIPAVVTLTVFHKVLQHLISEQVSIRDMRTIIETLCEHAPAQTDPMELLSIVRVALGRSITQQWFASADEVQVIGFNVGLERLLLQAMQNASSLEPGLADSIIQQTQQALTQQDILGAPPVLLVNHALRPMMARFLRRHFPQLAVLSNLEISGNRQIKMTAQIGAE
- the flgB gene encoding flagellar basal body rod protein FlgB, whose amino-acid sequence is MLDKLDVMIGFHRQALNLREQRQQILAANIANSDTPNYQARDFDFKTELTKALDQHSVHHRPPVGLKVTAQQHMQIATPLANSPQALYRVPFQNSADGNTVDMDLERMAFMDNSIHYQGSLTFLGEQFKSLISVLQQG